The following are encoded together in the Diachasmimorpha longicaudata isolate KC_UGA_2023 chromosome 3, iyDiaLong2, whole genome shotgun sequence genome:
- the LOC135160843 gene encoding WD repeat and FYVE domain-containing protein 2 isoform X1 yields MAAEIKPATGANNDKFSTSRKPILMSKLEGCNDDVNAAVIIPKEDGVISVCDDRTVRVWLKRDSGQYWPSVCQYMAAGATAMHYHVESRRLFVGLENGSIDEFLLEQDYNRMTAMREYLAHQSRVTGVVFSAVNSWVLSVGRDKSLQLHCADTGMRLGFFGKAKSSYLGDSWFTALQFDEQSKHAFVGDYGGEITMLKVEPKSISLVACLNAHSGSIRTLAWDSEKQLLFSGSFDQNIIVWDIGGRQGVAYELHGHRNKVTALCFASNERLLLSGGEDGVIVGWSMAGARKETAAWEESDICQGCSRPFFWNMKAMMDQRQLGLRQHHCRNCGRALCDRCTSQRIPIPAMGFEFEVRVCDPCHIQLKSANQPSMASFHDAKHSITAMDLDVSRRKLLTVGQDRVIKIWDITALLQQ; encoded by the exons ATGGCAGCTGAGATAAAACCAGCGACCGGTGCTAATAATGACAAATTCAGTACGAGCCGGAAGCCAATACTTATGTCCAAGTTAGAGGGATGCAATGACGATGTCAATGCTGCTGTTATTATACCCAAAGAGGACGGAGTCATCAGTGTCTGTGATGATAG gactGTTAGAGTATGGCTGAAACGTGACTCTGGCCAGTACTGGCCCAGTGTGTGCCAGTACATGGCTGCTGGAGCCACTGCGATGCATTACCATGTGGAGAGCAGAAGACTTTTTGTGGGGCTGGAGAATGGATCTATTGAC GAGTTTCTCCTCGAGCAGGATTACAATCGAATGACAGCAATGAGGGAGTATTTGGCCCATCAGAGTAGAGTAACGGGTGTAGTATTCTCGGCAGTTAATAGCTGGGTACTCAGCGTCGGGAGAGATAAATCATTGCAGTTGCATTGTGCAGACACTGGAATGCGACtgggattttttggaaaagcCAAGTCTAGTTATCTAGGCGACAGTTGGTTCACAGCTTTGCA ATTTGACGAACAATCTAAACACGCCTTTGTCGGTGACTACGGTGGTGAAATCACAATGCTGAAGGTGGAACCAAAATCCATAAGCCTTGTAGCCTGTCTCAATGCTCACAGTGGCAGCATCAGGACCCTGGCATGGGACTCTGAGAAGCAGTTACTCTTCTCTGGCAGTTTCGATCAGAATATCATCGTATGGGATATTGGAGGACGTCAGGGAGTTGCTTATGAATTGCATGGGCATCGTAACAAAGTCACAGCGTTGTGTTTTGCCAGTAACGAAAGATTGTTACTCTCTGGGGGTGAGGATGGAGTCATTGTGGGCTGGAGCATGGCTGGGGCCAGGAAAGAGACTGCTGCTTGGGAAGAGTCCGATATTTGCCAA GGCTGTTCACGACCATTCTTCTGGAATATGAAGGCTATGATGGACCAACGACAATTGGGATTGAGACAGCATCACTGCAGGAATTGTGGAAGGGCCCTGTGTGATCGCTGCACATCCCAGAGGATTCCTATTCCTGCCATGGGTTTTGAATTTGAAGTTAGAGTCTGTGATCCCTGCCACATTCAACTCAAGTCTGCCAA TCAACCATCAATGGCATCATTTCACGATGCAAAACACAGCATCACAGCGATGGACCTCGATGTCTCCCGAAGGAAATTATTAACAGTCGGTCAGGACCGAGTTATTAAAATTTGGGACATTACAGCCCTTCTCCAGCAATAA
- the LOC135160843 gene encoding WD repeat and FYVE domain-containing protein 2 isoform X2: MTMSMLLLLYPKRTESSVSVMIGSHLFGFRTVRVWLKRDSGQYWPSVCQYMAAGATAMHYHVESRRLFVGLENGSIDEFLLEQDYNRMTAMREYLAHQSRVTGVVFSAVNSWVLSVGRDKSLQLHCADTGMRLGFFGKAKSSYLGDSWFTALQFDEQSKHAFVGDYGGEITMLKVEPKSISLVACLNAHSGSIRTLAWDSEKQLLFSGSFDQNIIVWDIGGRQGVAYELHGHRNKVTALCFASNERLLLSGGEDGVIVGWSMAGARKETAAWEESDICQGCSRPFFWNMKAMMDQRQLGLRQHHCRNCGRALCDRCTSQRIPIPAMGFEFEVRVCDPCHIQLKSANQPSMASFHDAKHSITAMDLDVSRRKLLTVGQDRVIKIWDITALLQQ, encoded by the exons ATGACGATGTCAATGCTGCTGTTATTATACCCAAAGAGGACGGAGTCATCAGTGTCTGTGATGATAG GGTCCCACttgttcggtttcaggactGTTAGAGTATGGCTGAAACGTGACTCTGGCCAGTACTGGCCCAGTGTGTGCCAGTACATGGCTGCTGGAGCCACTGCGATGCATTACCATGTGGAGAGCAGAAGACTTTTTGTGGGGCTGGAGAATGGATCTATTGAC GAGTTTCTCCTCGAGCAGGATTACAATCGAATGACAGCAATGAGGGAGTATTTGGCCCATCAGAGTAGAGTAACGGGTGTAGTATTCTCGGCAGTTAATAGCTGGGTACTCAGCGTCGGGAGAGATAAATCATTGCAGTTGCATTGTGCAGACACTGGAATGCGACtgggattttttggaaaagcCAAGTCTAGTTATCTAGGCGACAGTTGGTTCACAGCTTTGCA ATTTGACGAACAATCTAAACACGCCTTTGTCGGTGACTACGGTGGTGAAATCACAATGCTGAAGGTGGAACCAAAATCCATAAGCCTTGTAGCCTGTCTCAATGCTCACAGTGGCAGCATCAGGACCCTGGCATGGGACTCTGAGAAGCAGTTACTCTTCTCTGGCAGTTTCGATCAGAATATCATCGTATGGGATATTGGAGGACGTCAGGGAGTTGCTTATGAATTGCATGGGCATCGTAACAAAGTCACAGCGTTGTGTTTTGCCAGTAACGAAAGATTGTTACTCTCTGGGGGTGAGGATGGAGTCATTGTGGGCTGGAGCATGGCTGGGGCCAGGAAAGAGACTGCTGCTTGGGAAGAGTCCGATATTTGCCAA GGCTGTTCACGACCATTCTTCTGGAATATGAAGGCTATGATGGACCAACGACAATTGGGATTGAGACAGCATCACTGCAGGAATTGTGGAAGGGCCCTGTGTGATCGCTGCACATCCCAGAGGATTCCTATTCCTGCCATGGGTTTTGAATTTGAAGTTAGAGTCTGTGATCCCTGCCACATTCAACTCAAGTCTGCCAA TCAACCATCAATGGCATCATTTCACGATGCAAAACACAGCATCACAGCGATGGACCTCGATGTCTCCCGAAGGAAATTATTAACAGTCGGTCAGGACCGAGTTATTAAAATTTGGGACATTACAGCCCTTCTCCAGCAATAA
- the LOC135160856 gene encoding protein crossbronx homolog: MNVNVAGSSSKAMGVEDELKRRGSFRKILPGGSGGDSQLNTSIKMIDRPDVAGSNSEYVVYLQEYSILSEYNVLQNQDLRGIYVIPSAENSFLWFGVLFIRQGFYQGGVFRFTMTLPENFPDGGCPKVAFQSNVFHPLVCPETNELNTSAGFPEWKKNNRIYQLVQFIVKVFTKVDGKLPSTNVEASTLLDNNIEEFRSRARKCVRESLDHVYDPPETEDSHYMKFTSWDPEIHEPIRQKIYEPKRQEPERTPTGFSWVQPGSLQPLSKLEEPR, translated from the exons ATGAACGTCAACGTTGCAGGATCCAGCTCAAAG GCAATGGGTGTCGAGGATGAGCTGAAGAGACGGGGGtccttcagaaaaatattgccTGGTGGATCTGGGGGAGATTCACAGCTCAATACGTCTATAAAAATGATTGACCGTCCTGATGTTGCTGGGAGTAACAGTGAATATGTGGTTTATCTGCAGGAGTACAGTATTTTATCGGAATA TAACGTCCTTCAGAATCAGGATCTGCGGGGGATTTATGTGATTCCATCAGCAGAGAATTCTTTCT TGTGGTTCGGAGTGTTATTCATACGTCAAGGATTCTATCAAGGTGGAGTCTTCAGATTTACGATGACCCTgcctgaaaattttccagacgGTGGCTGTCCG AAAGTTGCCTTTCAATCAAACGTCTTCCATCCACTAGTTTGCCCAGAGACAAACGAGCTCAACACATCTGCCGGTTTTccggaatggaaaaaaaacaacaggATATATCAATTAGTGCAATTTATCGTTAAAGTGTTCACTAAAGTTGATGGAAAACTGCCATCGACAAATGTAGAAGCGTCCACGCT ATTAGATAATAATATAGAAGAATTTCGTTCTCGTGCGAGAAAATGCGTACGAGAAAGCCTCGACCACGTCTACGATCCTCCAGAGACTGAGGATAGTCACTACATGAAATTCACCTCATGGGATCCAGAGATACACGAGCCAATTAGACAAAAAATTTACGAACCAAAg AGACAAGAACCAGAGAGAACGCCCACCGGATTTTCCTGGGTCCAGCCTGGTTCGCTTCAACCGCTATCGAAACTCGAGGAGCCAAGATAA
- the LOC135160837 gene encoding X-ray repair cross-complementing protein 6 yields MEEDHQEIEKRGNENPEVDYSFRCANLFIVDGTQGMHRNRGPNTNSYFQEALAMYERILRQKLIRNRDDWMGLVLFATTTSDPEIKNILTVLEFGQVSVEMLKKLLYIQNRKLPYYASIASEVAYPLSQILLHAARSFDSIKKKMTTRQVNLITCHDDPPFNDNDARQQAFIVAKNFKDIQVGLKVVGFGDSWSFDFYKQLEMLASDSDKEPKRSLPLDIEREVMKRQVALGQIDLRIGEKVLMKVQLQTITKTRPTLRKIAMDKATNEPLDSYFHYKKIDDFFDDEEPNEDDDDSEDIMNSSIRKWQRVGGRDILLTLKEAKGINQLKPKGIEILRFEKALKEPPWYHIPPALFLGVPVDASPNEKKLFAALFVKCQEKGVMAICAATVRANGRTHLFRMWPCPEYHGFNFTRIPFEEEINKSHEALMKSEATDGLEMYNDEKKLNIMEKVIKRFRINYSPAIFPNPKLSKQQQYILALALNEEWDEEKNFEDFTKPAVDILQMSLSKRGLLDSFFEIFRSTMENEINQAVKVVRYDRETAERMIQGNLSMYTVPQLRALLRALNQPITGVKAVLIERCQDYAGAM; encoded by the exons ATGGAGGAAGACCACCAGGAAATAGAGAAAAGGGGAAATGAAAACCCAGAAGTGGACTATTCATTTCGGTGTgcaaatttgtttattgttgATGGAACGCAGGGTATGCATAGGAATCGTGGCCCGAACACCAACTCGTACTTCCAAGAGGCTCTTGCC ATGTACGAGAGAATCTTGAGACAAAAACTCATTCGGAATAGGGACGATTGGATGGGTTTAGTGCTTTTTGCTACAACCACTAGTGATCCTGAGATTAAGAACATTCTGACGGTTTTGGAGTTTGGTCAAGTCTCTGTGGAGATGCTCAAAAAACTCTTGTACATAC AAAATCGCAAGCTCCCCTACTACGCGAGCATCGCCTCCGAGGTAGCGTATCCCCTTTCCCAAATTCTCCTCCACGCCGCACGTTCCTTCGACtccataaagaaaaaaatgacaactCGTCAAGTGAACCTCATCACCTGCCACGACGATCCTCCCTTCAACGACAATGATGCACGACAGCAAGCTTTTATTGTCGCCAAAAATTTTAAGGACATTCAAGTGGGCCTTAAGGTCGTTGGTTTCGGTGATTCCTGGAGCTTTGACTTCTACAAGCAGCTGGAGATGCTGGCGTCTGACAGCGACAAGGAACCCAAAAGATCACTCCCCTTGGATATTGAACGAGAAGTCATGAAAAGGCAGGTGGCTCTGGGACAGATAGACCTGAGGATTGGTGAGAAAGTCCTGATGAAAGTCCAGCTCCAGACGATCACCAAGACTCGTCCTACGCTACGCAAGATCGCCATGGATAAGGCGACCAATGAACCCCTCGATAGCTACTTTCATTACaagaaaattgatgatttcTTCGACGATGAAGAGCCAAATGAAGATGATGATGACAGTGAGGATATCATGAACTCAAGCATCAGGAAGTGGCAGCGGGTGGGTGGACGGGACATCCTTCTTACGCTGAAGGAAGCCAAGGGCATCAATCAGTTGAAGCCCAAGGGCATTGAGATCCTGAGGTTCGAGAAGGCTTTGAAAGAGCCTCCTTGGTATCACATTCCTCCTGCATTGTTCCTCGGGGTTCCTGTTGATGCGTCCCCTAATGAGAAGAAGCTCTTCGCTGCTTTGTTCGTCAAATGTCAGGAGAAAG GAGTAATGGCAATTTGCGCAGCAACAGTCAGAGCCAATGGAAGAACACATTTATTCAGGATGTGGCCATGCCCTGAATACCACGGTTTCAACTTCACTCGAATCCCTTTTGAGGAGGAGATCAACAAATCGCACGAGGCCTTAATGAAGAGCGAGGCAACTGATGGACTAGAGATGTACAATGATGAGAAGAAGCTGAACATCATGGAGAAGGTAATCAAAAGGTTTAGGATCAACTACAGCCCTGCAATATTTCCCAATCCAAAATTGTCAAAGCAGCAACAGTATATACTGGCGCTAGCTCTGAACGAGGAGTGGGATGAAGAGAAGAACTTTGAGGACTTCACGAAACCTGCAGTGGATATCCTGCAGATGAGCCTGAGTAAGAGAGGCCTACTTGATTCGTTCTTCGAGATTTTTCGCAGCACGATGGAGAATGAGATCAATCAGGCGGTCAAGGTGGTGAGGTACGATAGGGAAACCGCCGAGAGAATGATTCAGGGAAATCTTTCTATGTATACGGTTCCTCAGTTGAGGGCTCTACTGAGGGCCCTCAATCAGCCAATTACTGGAGTTAAAGCTGTTCTCATTGAGAGATGTCAGGATTATGCGGGAGCCATGTAA
- the LOC135160857 gene encoding thymidylate kinase: protein MSRGALLVLEGCDRAGKSTQVKKLVQALNDLGIPAQERRFPDRSTTIGTVIDQFLSNKNDLPPETVHLLFSANRWECVAHMQKTLEAGTTLVVDRYAASGAAYAAVSTKKDLFWCKEPDRGLPAPDFVGFLTIDNNVLATRGGWANERFEKQEFQKIVAENFLKLKEDTWKVIQADQEVDVVHNQILKEALRVIKDVEGQPIKKLYE from the exons ATGTCTCGAGGAGCTCTATTGGTGCTAGAGGGTTGTGACAGAGCGGGGAAATCAACTCAAGTTAAAAAACTTGTCCAGGCCCTCAACGATCTGGGAATTCCCGCCCAAGAGCGACGATTTCCCG acAGAAGTACAACAATTGGCACAGTTATAGACCAATTCCTgtcgaataaaaatgatttaccACCTGAAACCGTTCACCTGTTGTTCTCTGCGAACCGATGGGAGTGTGTAGCCCACATGCAAAAGACCCTTGAAGCTGGAACGACGTTAGTAGTTGACAG ATATGCAGCTTCAGGGGCTGCCTACGCAGCAGTATCAACAAAAAAAGATTTATTCTGGTGCAAGGAGCCAGACAGAGGTCTACCAGCCCCAGATTTCGTGGGTTTCCTAACCATCGATAACAACGTCCTGGCTACAAGAGGAGGCTGGGCAAATGAACGATTTGAGAAGCAAGAATTTCAGAAAATAGTGGCTGAGAATTTTCTCAAATTGAAAGAAGACACGTGGAAAGTTATACAAGCGGATCAAGAGGTCGATGTTGTCCACAATCAGATACTTAAAGAGGCTCTGAGGGTTATTAAAGATGTTGAGGGCCAACCGATCAAAAAACTCTATGAGTGA